The segment CTTCTGGGTTATCTTGTAAATCGGCATCCATTGTGATTACTACATCGCCAATAGCAAGAGCAAAACCAGCATGCAAGGCTTGCGATTTTCCGAAGTTTTTTAAAAACCGAATGGCTTTTACTTCTTTGTGTTCGCGTGCCAATTCGTCAATTTTCTTCCAAGAACTGTCTGTACTACCATCGTCTATAAATATGAGTTCGTATAAAAAACCATTGGATTGCATAACCTTTGCAATCCAATGATAGAGTTCTTTTATGGATTCCTCTTCGTTAAGAAGTGGAATGACGATAGATAAGTTCATGTATTGTTTTTATTCGTAGGTTGGGCGGTTTTGTTTCATTATTAAACCTGAAATTAATGAAATGATAAATCCGAAGAAAAGTGAAGCAATCATTCCCATTGCGAACATAATCCACGGACTCATAAACTTTTCTGTCATTCCCATGGCCATGTCCATTTGTTCTTGAGTCATATTAGGATTTTGCTCAATCATTTTTTCTTGGGTAGCATCGAGCATTTGAGGAATAAAATCAGGTTCGATAACAGTTATAAATAAATAGGTGAAAATAGAGCCTATAACTCCTGCAATAAGTGAAATTAAAAGACCTGTTTTAAGAGCATCACCAAGAGACATAAATCCGCCACTTCCACTCTTAAAAGCTTTTAAACCATATACAATGCATACTGTCATAAATATAAAGTTCAATACAGATTGCCACCAAGGCTGTTCTAAATGCATCCCCAGTACATAAACAATAACAGAGACACCTATAGTTAATAGGGCAAGAATAAGACCATAATTAAGGCCAATTTTTTTAACTGATGCGGTTTGATTTTCCATTTTCAAGAAGTTTGAGCCTCCAATTATTGGTAGGCAGGTTTGATTAGTTAGTTAACAAAAGTAGTAAATTGTTACGGTTTATTTTTCTGAAATATACAATCTATGTAATTTTGGATGAAAGATTGATTTTCTTTTCAAAAAAAATCTAATTAGTATTGTCTGTTTATTAAAAATAATTAAATTTGCATTCTCAAAATTGAGACCCTATTAAAAAGATAACAAGATGAAAAAAGGTATCCATCCTGAAAATTATAGAGTAGTTGCTTTTAAAGATATGTCAAACGACGATGTTTTTTTAACTAAATCTACTGCAGAGACAAAAGAGACGATAGAGGTTGACGGTGCAGAATACCCATTGGTAAAACTGGAAATATCTAGAACTTCTCATCCTTACTACACAGGTAAAGCTAAATTACTTGATACTGCTGGACGTATTGATAAGTTTAAAAACAAATACGCAAAATTCAAAAAATCACCTAAAAAAGAGGAAGCTAAAGATAGCGAGTAATCTTTTTTTGATACGATATATAAGATATAAGGAGCCTTCGATTTTTCGAGGGCTTTTTTTTATTTGTTTACTTTTAAATCGGTAGTTTCAATACAATTTTTCAAGTTTGCTACTGCAAAATTGAAAAATCACTCAACCACCTTACTTTTGATTTGTATATTTACTTTGCAATAAAAACATTGTCAATAACCGACAACTCAAAATCCACAACCGAACATGAACTACATCCTTTTTGACGGCACGGTACGCAATCAATTACTTCCATTTACTTTTACCCGTCCGGTGGCAGACATACGCATCGGCATATTGACCATTCGTGAAAAATGGGAAAAACTCTTGGGCTTTACTACAACTACGGTAACGGAAGATTATCTATCAGAAAAGTATCCTATGGTTGAAATGGAGCAGAATATTTTCATCAATGCTTCTTTCATTCCTTCAGAAAATTTAGTGAAAACGGTGAAAGGTCTTTCTGAAAATCAGGCAATTTTTTATAATGATGAACCAGTTGCATTTTTTACTTTAGAAGGACAAGAAGTAGACTTTGAATCGTATGATATTGTTCAGTATAGTGCCGATGATATATTTCGGATAGAGCATACGTGGGATATCTTTTCGAAAAACCATGAAGCTATAAAACACGATTTCAAACTTATTACCAAAGACAGAGAGTCGCAGCCCATCCCGGAAATGACAGTTACTTTTAATAAAGAGCAAATTTTTATTGAAGAAGGGGCCAAACTTCCTTTATGTTCTTTAAATGCTACCGAAGGTCCTATTTATATTGGTAAAGATGCTGAAATTATGGAAGGTTCTATGATTCGTGGACCTTTTGCACTTTGCGATCATGCTACAGTGAAAATGAATGCTAAAATTTACACAGGTTGTACCATTGGTCCACATAGTAAAGTAGGCGGGGAGCTTAATAATTCCGTTATTATGGGGTATTCTAATAAAGGTCACGATGGCTTTTTAGGAAATGCCGTAATCGGAGAGTGGTGTAATCTAGGTGCTGATACAAACAACAGCAATTTAAAAAATAATTATGCTGAAGTCCGTTTATGGGATTACGAAACTGAAGGTTTTGCTAAAACGGGTCTACAGTTTTGTGGTTTAATGATGGGAGACCACAGCAAATGTGGTATTAATACTATGTTTAATACAGGAACAGTGGTTGGGGTGAGTGCTAATATCTTCGGAAGCGGATTTCCACGTAATTTTGTTCCAAGTTTTAGTTGGGGTGGAAGCGGCGGCATGACTACCTACAAAACCAATAAAGCGTTTGAAGTGGCCAAAGTGGTGATGGCAAGAAGAAAGGTTGAGTTTCTTGAAGCAGATGCCAAAATTTTAGAGCATGTTTTTGAAGAAACTGCTAAGTGGCGACGTAGCTAAAATTTAATAGGTTTTGCAGGAGCCATTTCATAGAAGAATAAAAAGTAAATTATTACTACAAGAATAAGTAGCATAACAGCGCTAAAAACCAATAATAATCTGCGTCTGTTTTTTGCGTTATCTTCTTTTAGTTGTTTTTGAAAGGCAGCAAATTGTTCCGGACTCATTTTTTTATGGTCTACAAATTTTCCGTAAGTACTATAAGAAGCTTTGTTTTTATCAAAATACCTTTTACGCTTTGCAAGTTGCTTTGCATTGTTTTTAAGCGTTTGCATCATTGTTAGAGCCGAACCCCCAAAACCCATAATAAAAATTATTTTAATTTCTTAACTCGCTTCAAAACTAAAAAATTCTGTGGGTTGATGCCTAAACCGGATACCTTTTTACTTACAAACCGTATGGCTACATCATAAAATAAAGGGACTACAGGTGCTTCTGTAACCACGATGGAGTCCATTTTTATGTAAAGTTGTTTTCTTTTTTCAATATCTGAGATGGTCAATGATTTTTCATACAAACTATCAAAAACAATGCTTTTAAAGTGTGTATAATTGGGGCCGTTGGGAGTGAAATTTTCACTATAAAATAATGAAAGATAGTTTTCAGCATCGGGGTAATCTGCAATCCAGCTAGCTCTAAAAACATCTAGCTCACCGCTACTTTTCATTTGGCGTAAGGTAGATGGCGGCATCACATCGATCTCCACTGCTATTCCTATTTTTTCAAGTTCCCGTTGTATATACTCGCAAATATCTAAATATTGACTATTGGTGCCAATAGTTATTTCGGGCTGGGTGTCTCCAGTATTAATCTTGTATTGTTCTATAAGCTCTCGCGCTTTTTCAGGATTGTAATCATATCCTTTTATGGATGCAAAACCCGGTAATCCTTTAGGGATAAATCCATGTGTAGCAGGCGTGCCCATTCCGTTTCGTAGATACGTCACCATTTTTTGACGATCAAAACCATAATTTACTGCTTGGCGCAATATTTTTGAGTTAATTTCAGGAGTTTCAGTTTCCATAAAAAAACCTAAAT is part of the Marixanthomonas ophiurae genome and harbors:
- a CDS encoding DUF4199 domain-containing protein, with the protein product MENQTASVKKIGLNYGLILALLTIGVSVIVYVLGMHLEQPWWQSVLNFIFMTVCIVYGLKAFKSGSGGFMSLGDALKTGLLISLIAGVIGSIFTYLFITVIEPDFIPQMLDATQEKMIEQNPNMTQEQMDMAMGMTEKFMSPWIMFAMGMIASLFFGFIISLISGLIMKQNRPTYE
- a CDS encoding type B 50S ribosomal protein L31, giving the protein MKKGIHPENYRVVAFKDMSNDDVFLTKSTAETKETIEVDGAEYPLVKLEISRTSHPYYTGKAKLLDTAGRIDKFKNKYAKFKKSPKKEEAKDSE
- a CDS encoding GlmU family protein — encoded protein: MNYILFDGTVRNQLLPFTFTRPVADIRIGILTIREKWEKLLGFTTTTVTEDYLSEKYPMVEMEQNIFINASFIPSENLVKTVKGLSENQAIFYNDEPVAFFTLEGQEVDFESYDIVQYSADDIFRIEHTWDIFSKNHEAIKHDFKLITKDRESQPIPEMTVTFNKEQIFIEEGAKLPLCSLNATEGPIYIGKDAEIMEGSMIRGPFALCDHATVKMNAKIYTGCTIGPHSKVGGELNNSVIMGYSNKGHDGFLGNAVIGEWCNLGADTNNSNLKNNYAEVRLWDYETEGFAKTGLQFCGLMMGDHSKCGINTMFNTGTVVGVSANIFGSGFPRNFVPSFSWGGSGGMTTYKTNKAFEVAKVVMARRKVEFLEADAKILEHVFEETAKWRRS